In Oncorhynchus mykiss isolate Arlee chromosome 1, USDA_OmykA_1.1, whole genome shotgun sequence, the following proteins share a genomic window:
- the LOC110524937 gene encoding rab GDP dissociation inhibitor beta produces MRKNIRQPTEKGTFTGIITCAVQPNNFLNYQTAVPFPLTKIIYLGIKYRRTLSMDEEYDVIVLGTGLTECILSGIMSVKGKKVLHMDRNSYYGAESASITPLEDLYKRFSLPGKPPESMGRGRDWSVDLIPKFLMANGQLVRMLLITQVTRYLDFKVIEGSYVYKKGAIYKVPVTETEALASSLMGIFEKRRFRNFLIFVANYDVNDPKTMEGVDPNKATMRDLYKKFSLGQDVMDFTGHALALYRTDDYLDQPCIDTINRIKLYSESLARYGKSPYLYPLYGLGELPQGFARLSAIYGGTYMLNKPIEEIVMENGKVVGVKSEGEIARCKQLICDPSYIMDRVSKVGQVVRIICVMSHPIKNTGDVNSCQIIIPQIQVNRKHDIYVCMISSAHNVAAQGKYIAIASSVVETNDPEKELKPALDLLEPIEQKFVSISDQYAPTDMGKDSQIFISRTYDATTHFETTCDDIKDIYKRVMGTEFDFAEMERTKNDIFGDAGDQ; encoded by the exons ATGCGCAAAAACATCCGCCAACCCACAGAGAAGGGTACGTTCACGGGTATCATTACCTGCGCTGTGCAGCCGAACAACTTCTTAAACTATCAAACAGCCGTTCCATTTCCACTAACAAAAATTATATATTTAGGGATAAAGTACAGAAGGACACTCAGTATGGATGAAGAATACGATGTTATTGTTCTCGGGACCGGCCTAACG GAATGCATTCTGTCTGGCATTATGTCAGTGAAGGGGAAGAAGGTGCTTCATATGGACAGGAACTCTTACTATGGAGCAGAGAGTGCGTCCATCACGCCACTGGAAGAT TTGTACAAGCGCTTCAGTCTTCCAGGCAAACCTCCAGAGTCCATGGGAAGAGGTCGGGACTGGAGCGTGGACCTCATCCCAAAGTTTCTGATGGCCAATG GTCAGCTTGTGCGAATGTTGCTGATCACTCAGGTGACCCGTTACCTGGACTTCAAGGTAATCGAGGGCAGCTATGTCTACAAGAAGGGAGCGATCTACAAAGTGCCGGTTACTGAGACCGAGGCACTGGCCTCCA GTTTGATGGGGATTTTCGAGAAGAGACGTTTCAGGAACTTCTTGATCTTCGTTGCCAACTATGATGTGAACGATCCCAAAACCATGGAGGGTGTCGACCCCAACAAGGCGACAATGCGTGACCTGTACAAGAAGTTCAGCCTGGGCCAGGATGTGATGGACTTCACTGGCCACGCCCTTGCGCTCTACAGGACAGACGA CTACCTGGACCAGCCCTGCATCGACACCATCAACAGGATTAAGCTCTACAGTGAGTCTCTGGCCAGATACGGCAAGAGTCCttacctctaccctctctacgGCCTGGGGGAGCTGCCACAAGGCTTTGCTAG GTTGAGTGCTATCTATGGTGGGACCTACATGCTGAACAAGCCCATAGAGGAGATTGTTATGGAGAATGGAAAGGTAGTGGGGGTCAAgtcagagggagag aTAGCCCGCTGTAAGCAGCTGATCTGTGACCCCAGCTACATCATGGACAGAGTCAGCAAGGTCGGCCAAGTGGTCCGTATCATCTGTGTCATGAGCCACCCCATCAAGAACACCGGCGATGTCAACTCCTGTCAGATCATCATTCCTCAGATCCAGGTCAACAGGAAACATG ACATCTACGTGTGTATGATCTCCTCGGCCCACAACGTGGCAGCGCAGGGCAAGTACATTGCCATCGCCAGCAGCGTAGTGGAGACCAATGACCCAGAGAAGGAGCTCAAACCGGCCCTGGATCTATTGGAGCCCATTGAACAGAA GTTTGTGAGCATCAGTGATCAGTATGCACCAACTGACATGGGAAAAGACAGCCAG ATATTTATCTCCCGTACGTATGATGCAACAACCCACTTCGAGACCACCTGTGACGACATCAAGGACATTTACAAGCGCGTGATGGGCACGGAGTTTGACTTTGCCGAGATGGAGCGCACGAAGAATGACATCTTTGGAGACGCAGGTGATCAGTGA